The genomic window AGTCTCACATCTTCACATTCCAACTGTGACACTCCTACTTTAACTTTTTGCTTCTCCCTTACGTAGTTGTAGAATGCTTTAGGTTTATTCTTGAACTCCTTCATCGGTCTTTTTTCATAGTTTGCTTGTGCTTCTCTtactatttttcttgttttattgttCTGCTTCTTATATTCTTCATAGTCTCTATAATTGTCTCCGTATCTCATATACAGTTTGTACTTTGTCTTGATTGCTTTCTTAACTCTGGAACACAACCAACGTGGTTTGTGTTTCTTCTTAACTTTCTTGAATGGAACATGGTCATGGACTGCTTTGTTGCAAACACCTTTTAATGTCTGCCAAGCTTCGTCACAACCTTTGTCCTCCAATTCATGTTGCCAGTTCATGTCGTTGAACACTTGCTTCATTGCTTTGTAGTTTCCTTTGTTGTAGTTTGGCTTCCCTCCTTGTGCTTCCTCTCTGGTAGATATGCTTGAGCTGCAAACATAGGTCCACATAAGACCCACATGGTCACTCTTTCCAATTGGCGCTTTCTCACATAGGTTCTCAATCATAAAGTCTTCATTGGTGAAAATCAGGTCCAGGGTCGAAGGTTTTTGCCACTCTCTGTACCTGGTTGGGAAATCCACATACTGTGTTAGATATAGATCTTGCATAATATCGTAGATTACTGTTGCATGATGTGTTTCTCCTGCCCTGACTTGTCCTTCTATCCAATCCACTTCTGGTAGATTGAAATCTCCAAAAATGAGGCTTGACTTGATGTCTTCAACTCTCCGCAATTTTTGCAACAGTTTCTCATTGTTTTCTTGACTGCTGTTGGGGCTGCGATAACACAATCCAACCAATAGGTCATCTGTATTGTTCAGTTTTACCTTACACCTTACACCATATTGAACTCTCAAAATTGACATCATGCATATATAAACTTGGCAGGAAGTAGCTTGAAGTGTGTCGTGGACATACAATAGCACTCCTCCCGCGGATGACGATACCTTGTCCTCCCTAAAGAGCGTGTaccccagacagggtctaattctgcataaaaccgggcaacgttatttctatagatctgctgcgcattcaaattgcattgtattgcatcgtaatttcatttatgtctatgctaattatgtttacacaacatgaactcacgtgttttcaagcaaatacgccgataataggtgatcaaaagagaTCGGAatattacaaaagtacagatcgcattcagcttacttcatatgagatgatcgatctttggaaaaatacggcataatttgtcttggtgtttgcggaatgccatgcagtaaaatattaatacgttgcggcaattcatgattgacaactatcaatcggcgtgtccttcgtatcctccactgtcaatttcttatccactcactaatcctcacaaaagctttgtgttgattacgtaatgtgtggaggcaaattgcaataagtacaatgaaataatgagtagggcgggctccgagcccggctccgaggcgggtttcttcttcatcttacgtaacagtattgttctccaaaaacccggaagcttgtcgtttggagctctagctgaaatacagcaagataatgtaagatagtaaatgtaaacctgtattttagctagagtatctcgagctagtgtaCCCGTCAATAGCTAATTCACTGTCCAAAACTGATTGGTTGCACCATGATTCTGTGATTCCTATTAGCTTTGGTTTCCATAATGCCCAAGAATTCGCCTCTTTTGTTTATAATACTGCCCGCATTGGTGTGATAACAATTGATGAAGAAATTAGATTTTTCTGTCTTGACGCTATCTGTTTCTTTACAAGTTTTTGCTTTCTTGTCGCTATTTGCAttgattttggtatcaacataAGTCTTGTTTGATTGATCACTTACAGGTTTCTTGTCACTATTGAAAGTGTCGTTATTAGTCTTGCTTCCTGCTAAGTTTACACTTGCAGCTCGCTTATCACTATTTAAAGTGTCTTTGGTATCAACAGAGTTTTTACTTACTGCAGTTTGATCACTTGCAGTATCCTTAAATTTATCTCTTACAGGCAAGATTCTCGACttgttcccccaaaacgggcttttaaaatttaatcggtactgtatttggttcttccccatggcaacattatttctttaatcgatttgtagtgcagtacaaaaaagaggaaaacaatcactcggcgtggttttatacgggcgcacatttgaaaaaaacgccatggaacgtgtttttgatcttgtgaacatggtgcgtaaaacggctttaaacgaaggattttcaaatttattctaaaaatttgtataaacacacaagaaaaatgttaagctacatccaatgcaccaacatttcacttgctgcgatatttgattactgataAAACtctcttgaacaaattcatcaggactgttccataaaactgtatattttttcatatactagtccaggttaaacacacttacgtgcagacgtttcgatagctatcagctatctttctcaatgctactgttgacagtggacttcggttgtatatataaattcgcatatataaatgcgcacgtgaaatctacaagtcgccataccgtattaaacgatataaggtacccggatgtacataaactccccgtgcaaaagtatagggaaatgacaggtcgcaaggaaagttgcttttgcaaaatagtggcattgattgcaaagggtaaaataacttgacccgaaagataaactctttattaacgttttccatcacggaaaaaataattaactacggaaaagctagatatagctgatttacaaacttatatttcataatttccgtgctaaatgggcgtgccaattggccatatctatgacgtagtgctggtttcatactatcatgctgcttgtcgccgagcggcgtgacacacgcgcattgtagacaaacagacacaatcaagacttgtgaatggctgataagtcatgcctcttgtcgcaacggcatgaaagtatgagaggggacaaggtcagaactgtgcaggcggcggatgacatgatcaagccggcaacttgtgaaaccgcccggccgtatggcattttccaatataggcctagagggtattcattactacgtcattgttgtgattgctcatgcatacaattcctccacataggctgtttagcttattcatgaaagtggcctcttgacatgatataaaagtaacctttatgtcattagtgaggcccacttacaatgttcaacacaaagtgaacaatgctatagcttggaggacaaacaaacgaacaccgccaaattcgactgacgtgtgtacaacgtgggaagctatggggaaattgaagactcgctctctgatcatgcatgtgtttatggttcggttagcggttacttagcaactcttgttccgcttgggtttattgcatagtgcatacactctatagtcggttaattttgtggggttcattatcgaaccccagcggttttagcttgtatttatattatttatcaacataggcctatttgtttgtgatatttcaagcgttttaaaatttcaaaataatcccattcaattacacggttgacgatgaaaat from Amphiura filiformis chromosome 5, Afil_fr2py, whole genome shotgun sequence includes these protein-coding regions:
- the LOC140151746 gene encoding uncharacterized protein — encoded protein: MSILRVQYGVRCKVKLNNTDDLLVGLCYRSPNSSQENNEKLLQKLRRVEDIKSSLIFGDFNLPEVDWIEGQVRAGETHHATVIYDIMQDLYLTQYVDFPTRYREWQKPSTLDLIFTNEDFMIENLCEKAPIGKSDHVGLMWTYVCSSSISTREEAQGGKPNYNKGNYKAMKQVFNDMNWQHELEDKGCDEAWQTLKGVCNKAVHDHVPFKKVKKKHKPRWLCSRVKKAIKTKYKLYMRYGDNYRDYEEYKKQNNKTRKIVREAQANYEKRPMKEFKNKPKAFYNYVREKQKVKVGVSQLECEDVRLTETDREAAKELSKFFKSVYTKEPDGPVPELPRRTGETVEDIIFTQEDVQKKLDKLSADRCPGPDQIHPRVLKECSKELSLPLSIIFRKSLDTGILP